The following proteins are encoded in a genomic region of Streptomyces lunaelactis:
- a CDS encoding mycoredoxin gives MQGTVTMYSTTWCGYCRRLKGQMDREGIAYTEINIEQDPHSAAFVEKANGGNQTVPTVLFPDGSTLTNPSLAQVKQKISV, from the coding sequence ATGCAGGGGACTGTGACGATGTACAGCACCACTTGGTGCGGCTACTGCCGTCGGCTCAAGGGCCAGATGGACCGCGAGGGCATCGCGTACACCGAGATCAACATCGAGCAGGACCCGCATTCCGCGGCCTTCGTCGAGAAGGCCAATGGGGGCAATCAGACCGTCCCGACCGTGCTCTTCCCGGACGGTTCGACGCTGACCAACCCCTCGCTCGCCCAGGTGAAGCAGAAGATCAGCGTCTGA